A window from Cellvibrio zantedeschiae encodes these proteins:
- the erpA gene encoding iron-sulfur cluster insertion protein ErpA, whose protein sequence is MTTAEIFVPQVVYVTDSAVAKVKSLVEEEDNPDLKLRVYVTGGGCSGFQYGFTFDEAVADDDSIVEKDGVKVVVDAMSYPYLVGAKVDYEEGLQGSKFVIQNPNASSTCGCGSSFSI, encoded by the coding sequence ATGACCACCGCAGAAATTTTTGTTCCTCAAGTTGTCTATGTGACGGATAGCGCCGTTGCCAAGGTGAAAAGCCTGGTGGAGGAAGAGGATAATCCTGATCTCAAGCTGCGTGTTTACGTGACGGGTGGTGGTTGCTCTGGCTTCCAATATGGCTTTACCTTCGATGAAGCCGTTGCCGATGACGATTCAATTGTTGAAAAAGATGGCGTGAAAGTGGTGGTGGACGCTATGAGCTATCCCTATCTGGTAGGTGCCAAAGTGGATTACGAAGAGGGCTTGCAAGGCTCGAAATTTGTTATCCAAAACCCCAATGCATCCAGTACTTGCGGTTGCGGTTCATCCTTCTCTATCTAA
- a CDS encoding bactofilin family protein: MLISKKKKAFASHHSLLCAATKVVGNIYFSGDFYLEGTLKGNIYTEEGKPAKLIVTETGLVEGEIHASNAIINGHVRGTIYSSKHLELAAKAVVEGSIHYQSIEMVKGAQLIGQMYSTVKAQASSREPQVEFIKAGNPDLVNS; encoded by the coding sequence ATGCTTATCTCCAAAAAGAAAAAGGCATTTGCCAGCCATCACTCACTGCTTTGCGCAGCGACCAAGGTGGTGGGCAATATTTATTTCAGTGGCGACTTTTATCTTGAAGGCACGCTCAAGGGAAATATTTATACCGAAGAGGGCAAGCCCGCCAAGTTGATCGTGACTGAGACTGGTTTGGTTGAGGGTGAAATCCATGCGTCCAATGCCATTATCAATGGTCATGTGCGCGGTACTATCTATTCGAGTAAGCATCTCGAACTGGCTGCCAAAGCTGTAGTCGAAGGCTCAATCCATTATCAATCCATTGAGATGGTAAAGGGCGCGCAGCTTATAGGTCAGATGTACTCCACCGTTAAAGCACAAGCTTCCAGCCGTGAACCTCAGGTTGAGTTTATTAAAGCCGGTAACCCGGACCTTGTTAATAGTTGA
- a CDS encoding DUF6776 family protein, with product MAVKGSKVTPMRIIPHSPLARALRVGLLLLVFVLSVYASYLFGIHSIEQKYQAQENSHNNQQEQATNKLTQELTQLRTSAEIDRQSMEDLRQVVMTQKAQLNASERDLKVYKDLLSPSVKTNPLGISFGVFTVLPLKEKGHFSYSLTVQKLSTKETDFAGSLEFRIIGQQGGKSLQLSLYQVSSQVTAPSIPLNFKYFQTLEGDMTLPADFTPQSVELVVKAMDKKAPPLITAELDWPVSVFEPK from the coding sequence GTGGCAGTTAAAGGTAGCAAAGTCACACCTATGCGAATTATTCCCCATAGCCCGCTGGCTCGCGCGTTGCGCGTTGGTCTGCTGCTGTTGGTGTTTGTGTTGAGTGTTTATGCCAGCTACCTTTTTGGCATTCATTCGATTGAGCAGAAGTATCAGGCTCAGGAGAACTCGCACAATAACCAGCAAGAACAAGCTACCAACAAGCTAACCCAAGAGCTGACCCAGTTGCGCACTAGCGCGGAGATAGATCGCCAATCCATGGAAGATTTACGTCAAGTAGTGATGACCCAAAAGGCGCAGCTCAACGCTTCCGAACGCGATTTAAAAGTGTATAAAGACTTGTTGTCGCCCAGCGTTAAAACCAATCCGCTAGGCATAAGCTTTGGTGTGTTTACGGTCTTGCCCCTCAAGGAAAAAGGCCATTTCAGCTATAGCCTGACAGTGCAAAAGCTTTCCACTAAAGAGACCGATTTTGCTGGTTCACTTGAGTTCAGGATTATTGGCCAGCAGGGTGGCAAGAGTTTGCAGCTGTCGCTTTATCAGGTGTCATCGCAAGTTACCGCGCCCAGCATTCCACTCAATTTTAAATATTTCCAAACCCTGGAAGGTGATATGACTTTACCTGCTGATTTCACGCCACAAAGTGTGGAGTTAGTGGTTAAGGCTATGGATAAGAAAGCGCCACCGCTGATTACGGCTGAACTGGATTGGCCGGTCTCGGTCTTTGAACCTAAATAG